A window of Parasynechococcus marenigrum WH 8102 contains these coding sequences:
- the pyrH gene encoding UMP kinase, with amino-acid sequence MTYSRVLLKLSGEALMGTQGYGIDPAIVNSIASDVAKVVAGGTELAIVVGGGNIFRGLKGSAAGMERATADYVGMLATVMNAITLQDGLERAGVPTRVQTAIAMQEVAEPYIRRKAMRHLEKGRVVVFGAGCGNPFFTTDTTAALRAAEINADVVFKATKVDGVYDKDPAKHADAVKHAHLTYQDVLSGELAVMDSTAIALCKDNNIPIVVFNLFEPGNIGRAVAGEPIGSRIGNPA; translated from the coding sequence ATGACCTATTCCCGTGTGCTGCTGAAGCTCAGCGGCGAAGCCCTGATGGGTACGCAGGGTTATGGAATCGACCCCGCCATCGTGAATTCGATCGCCTCCGACGTCGCCAAGGTGGTGGCCGGGGGCACGGAACTGGCCATCGTGGTGGGCGGCGGCAACATCTTCCGTGGCCTCAAAGGATCTGCGGCTGGGATGGAGCGGGCCACGGCGGACTACGTCGGCATGTTGGCCACGGTGATGAATGCCATCACTCTGCAGGACGGATTGGAGCGGGCCGGAGTCCCCACCCGGGTGCAAACGGCCATTGCGATGCAGGAAGTTGCGGAGCCATACATCCGCCGCAAGGCGATGCGACATCTGGAGAAGGGTCGGGTGGTGGTGTTCGGCGCCGGTTGCGGCAATCCCTTCTTCACCACCGACACCACCGCAGCCCTGCGGGCCGCTGAAATCAATGCCGATGTGGTGTTCAAGGCCACCAAGGTGGATGGGGTCTACGACAAGGATCCGGCCAAGCATGCCGACGCTGTGAAGCATGCCCATCTCACCTATCAGGATGTGCTGAGCGGTGAACTGGCCGTGATGGACAGCACCGCCATCGCCTTGTGCAAAGACAACAACATTCCGATTGTTGTTTTCAACCTGTTTGAACCTGGCAACATCGGCAGAGCCGTGGCCGGAGAACCCATCGGATCCCGCATCGGCAATCCCGCCTGA
- the frr gene encoding ribosome recycling factor, producing MSTQDLEASMRKSVEATQRNFNTIRTGRANSSLLDRISVEYYGAETPLKSLATLSTPDSQTIQIQPFDISALASIEKAIAMSELGFTPNNDGKIIRINVPPLTEERRKEFCKLASKYAEEGKVALRNLRRDAIDKVKKQEKDGDFSEDQSRDEQDAVQKTLDKFIAELEKHLADKEADILKV from the coding sequence ATGTCGACCCAGGACCTCGAAGCCAGCATGCGCAAGTCGGTGGAGGCCACCCAGCGCAACTTCAACACGATCCGCACCGGCCGGGCAAATTCCTCCCTGCTCGATCGGATCAGCGTGGAGTACTACGGCGCCGAGACACCGCTGAAATCCCTCGCCACGTTGTCGACCCCGGATTCCCAGACGATCCAAATCCAGCCCTTCGACATCAGCGCCCTGGCCTCGATCGAAAAGGCGATCGCCATGAGCGAGCTGGGCTTCACCCCCAACAACGACGGCAAGATCATCCGGATCAACGTGCCGCCCCTCACCGAAGAACGCCGCAAGGAATTCTGCAAGCTTGCCTCCAAATACGCAGAGGAAGGCAAGGTGGCCCTGCGCAACCTGCGCCGCGACGCGATCGACAAAGTCAAGAAGCAGGAAAAAGACGGCGACTTCTCGGAAGATCAAAGCCGTGATGAACAGGATGCCGTTCAAAAGACACTCGACAAGTTCATCGCCGAACTGGAGAAGCACTTGGCCGACAAGGAAGCCGACATTCTCAAGGTCTAG